The stretch of DNA CGGGAGGGCAGTGTCCCTACTTCCCCGGGGACCATGCGGGCTCGCCCGGGACCATGGCCCTGCGGGTCGGGCAGCCGCTGTCCAAGGCGCACGCGACGCGCTTCGGCGGCGAGGCGGCGCGCAATGCCCCGGTCGGCGTCGGTGCCGCCCCCGACCCCGATCCCGGCCGCAAGATCCGCCAATCGATGGCCGAGCTCGTCTTCCGCAACAAGCCGATGCTCGATTTCGTGTTCAAGAACGACCTCTACAACCAGCAGGGATTGCAGGCGATCTTCCAGCGGGCGACCGCCTACGCCAATCCCGGTCCCGACGCGGACTTCATGCCCTATCGCCAGGTCGGCAAGCCGGGCGCCCTGGTCGAGGTCGATTTCCCGGTCGATGCCGTGATGATCAAGAGCAACTGGCTCAGCGAGAAGCGCGCCCAGGAGCTCGGGCTGCGCGACGATCCCGCCAGCCCCCACATCAAGATGATGATGAAGAGCGCGGCCAACGACAACAATTCCGACATCTTCGAAGAAGGCATTCACTGGCTGGTCGCGTTCCACATCTCCTCGAAGGACATTCCCAACTGGATCTGGGCGACGTTCGAACATGTCGGGAATCCGGGCCGCTGCGACTATACCGGCTGCAACGATTCCTACGGCTATGCCTCGTCGGATGCCGGCCTGCGGCCGGATCAGGCGACCAACTTCACCCGGCCGAAGACGACCTGCGACAACCTCCTGCTGAGCGACTACGTGTTCCAGCTCGGTGAGACCTATCCGGGCGGCACCCGCTCGCAGGCCCTCGGCAAGGTGCTGTCGGATCTCAGGGTCGGGACCGGCCCGGCCGCCTCGGGCAACCCGCTTCGGCCGATCGCCAGCGATCCGGCCTGGAACAGCTACCGCCTCAAGGGAACGCAGACCGAGTTCACCTCCTCGATCGGGCAGGCCACCCGCCTCGGCAACTCGGTCACGGAGGGCGGCTTCGTCAACTCGTCGTCCTGCATCAGCTGCCACGCCCGGGCGAGCCTCGGCGCCAACGGCTCGACGGGGCCTCTGCCGCTCAGCGTGTTCGTGAGCGAAGCCTCGGATGTCGGCTATCTGCGCAGCGCGAACGGCGTGCCTGACCCGAACTGGTACGCCACGAGCCGCCAGCCGGCGACGCCGCTGGCGATCCAGACCGACTTCGTCTGGGGCTTCCTGTTCGCCAGCTGCATCGCCGGACAGGTGACGCCGGGCTGCCCGGCCAAAGCCGAGGCGCTGCGGGCGGGGGCGCCGGGGCAGCAGCGCTCGATCCGCAGCATCATCCGCCAGTGACGGGAGGCGCCCGGCGGCGAGCCGGGCGCCTTCCCCTCAGCCGATCGCCTCGGCCACCGCGACCCCGCAGGCCGCCGTGTCGGCGTTGCCGCCGAGGTCGCGGGTGCGCAGGGTCCGCTCGGCCAGCACCCGCTCGATGCCGGCGACGATCTCGGCCGCGGCGTCCTTCTCGCCCAGATGCTCCAGCATCATCGCACCGGACCAGATCTGGCCGATCGGGTTGGCGATGCCCTGGCCGGCGATGTCGGGGGCCGAGCCGTGGACCGGCTCGAACAGCGACGGGAAGTCCCGGTCCGGGTTGATGTTGCCCGACGGCGCGATGCCGATCGTGCCGGTGCAGGCGGGACCGAGATCCGACAGGATGTCGCCGAAGAGGTTCGAGGCCACCACCACGTCGAACCAGTCCGGATGCAGCACGAAATGAGCCGTCAGGATGTCGATGTGGTACTTGTCCCAGGCGACGTCGGGATAGTGGCGCGCCATCTCCTGCACGCGCTCGTCCCAGTACGGCATGGTGATCGAGATGCCGTTCGACTTGGTGGCCGAGGTCAGGTGCTTCTTCGGTCGCGAGCGCGCCAGCTCGAAGGCGAATTTCAGCACCCGG from Methylobacterium aquaticum encodes:
- a CDS encoding tartrate dehydrogenase → MPSAKRHYRIAVIPGDGIGKETVPEGVRVLEQAAKRHGFTLQQDWFDFSSYDYYAKHGRMMPEDWKAQIGGHDAIFFGAVGWPEKIPDHVSLWNSLILFRREFDQYINLRPVRLMPGVPSPLAGRKPGDIDFWVVRENTEGEYSSVGGRMFQGTDREFAVQESVFTRRGTDRVLKFAFELARSRPKKHLTSATKSNGISITMPYWDERVQEMARHYPDVAWDKYHIDILTAHFVLHPDWFDVVVASNLFGDILSDLGPACTGTIGIAPSGNINPDRDFPSLFEPVHGSAPDIAGQGIANPIGQIWSGAMMLEHLGEKDAAAEIVAGIERVLAERTLRTRDLGGNADTAACGVAVAEAIG